The following DNA comes from Flavobacteriales bacterium.
TACTCCTCCAAAAGGAAAAAGTTTGCCTATCATTACTGTTTCCGAAAAACCTCTTTGATATAACAAAACATTTACAGCGTCTCCATACTGATCTATAATATAGCCTTCATCTGTTTGTAAAAAGTTTAAAAGACTATCTTCTTTGATTTTATTCCCAAAAAGAAAATTCCCTTCTACTTCAACCTGCCAATTTTTCGCTGTTTTAAGCCCAAAGCTTAACCCTATATTATTGGTGAATCCAAACCTCTCACCATAGTCACCACCTGGTATTTGAGGAGAATAACTCAAATTTACAAAAGGAATTGAAATAATTGTATCCCTCAAGTTTTGAGCATTGAAAGCTCCAAAAAAAATCAGCAAAAAGGTAAAAAGGTAAAATTTCTTCATAATCAACAAACGAAGTTTTTGTCTACATATTATCTGAAGCGTACCATTCGGCATAACTTGTTGCTGTTTCTCTTAAAAATGCAGAGTGTAATGCCACTTCTCCTTTTAACTCTTTTTGAATCATAGTCACGATTTCGATCAACATGTTTTCACAAGTTGGTTGATAATCGACATATCGAATTCTTGGATTCATCTTCTCTAGCCCCAAGAAACGAGAATCTTTTCTTAAAATTAATCGATGATCAAATTCCTCATAAACATGCTCCCTCACTATTTTTTTTATATCTCCAAAATCGATTACCATTCCACAATCTGACAAGCAAATATCATTGGTGGGTTCTCCTATTAATGTTACTTTTAAATGATAAGAGTGTCCGTGAATATCTTTACACTTTCCCTCATAACCATCTAATGCATGTGCTGTTTCAAAATCAAACTCTTTGGTAATTCTTATTTTCATTTAATAAAAAATTGGCTATTTTTAGTAAAAAATCGAACGACAAAGTTAAGTATAATTCAACTTAAAATAAAAAATGAGCTATATTTAAGTCTCAATATCTCAAAATGCAAGGTTTATTTAAATACATTTCTTTTACTTTTTTTATTGCTGTTACCATTCCTTTTTGGAGTATAGAACCTATCGTACTGAACGACAGCAATCTAGGAAACTCATTTACGAAAGAGGCTTGGATAATTGAAGATAAGGACTTCCAACTAACGATTAATGATCTTTTATATAACGAGCGACTTCCTTTGAAACAATGTCAGCATAACATTGAAAAAATAGACTTCACTTCTTCAGTTTTCTGGCTAAAATTTGACATTGAAAATGAGAGCTCATACGAAGAATTCTTGATCAATGTTGCTAGAGTAATTACCGATAAAGTAACACTGTATGAATACCACAATTACGAAATTAAACAAACCTATTATGGCGGCGATTTAACGCCTTACCAACAACGTTCAAACAATAGTATTAACAACACTTTTTCTTTAAAAATTCCTCAAAATGGAAAGAAACACTACATACTAAGATTACAAAGTGATGGTGAGAATATTCGTTTACCCATTATTATTAACAACACTAATGACTTTCATATCGCAGCTAAAGAGCGCGTTTTTCTTATGGGAGCCTATTATGGAATGTTAATTCTCTTTTCATTTCTTTACCTCTTCTATTATTTCGGAATGAAAGAGCGCTCTTTGCTCCTCTATTCATTATACGTACTCTCTATTTTTCTTCTTCAATTTACGCTAGATGGCTACTCTTATTACTACATCTTTAGAAACATGATGTTTGTTCAACCCTACACGGTTGTCTTTTTTGCTGTATTGGCCTCTTTTACTTTCTTAATATATGTCAAAGCTTTTTTAAAAATTGATGCTTCTTACAAAAAGCTTAACACTATTTACCAATGGGCTTTTTATGTCTTAGCTTTTAACCTTGTTTTAAACTTCATTCCAGGAAAATCACATGTACTTTCCTACCCTGTTGTTAATCTTACCTCACTTGGAACCCTCTTCCTAATCGCCGGAAGTATCCTGTATTTACGAAACAAAGGAATAGCTATTTGTAATTATTTTACTGCAGCAATTTTTACACTAGTTATTGGTGCTATTCTATTTATATTGACCAATTTCCATATCATTGAGAGTGATTTTGTATTCAAAAATGCTCTAAAAATAGGTTCTGCTCTTGAAATATTATTATTGAGTCTATCGATGTCTAACAAGCTTAGGGAATTACAAAAAGAAAAGGAATTAGCACAAGAAAAAGCACTTCAAAACCTTACAGAAAAAAACAAATTAATTGATCAACAAAATGAACTTCTTGAAACACAAGTAAAAGAACGAACTACGGAACTTGAAATTCAAAAGGAGCAGGTTTTAGAAAAGAACAAAGAGATTATTGATAGTATTAACTATGCTAAAAGATTACAAGACGCCATCATTCCTCCTTTGGAAGCTGTCAGCACTATTACTAAAGATGCCTTTGTTTTATTTCAACCTAAAGATATTGTAAGTGGTGATTTTTATTGGATAACTGAAACGACAACCTCTTATGAAGATAGGCAAAACTCAAAAAGGTTATTACTAACAGCTGCAGATTGTACTGGACATGGTGTACCGGGTGCTTTCATTAGTATTATTGGATTAAACATCTTTAACCAAACCTTAAAAGAACGCACGGTTAATGACCCAGCACAAGCTCTTGATTTTTTAAACAAACAAGTTTACAACACCGTCAATAAACATAAAGGGAATGATGATATTATTCGTGATGGTATGGATCTGGCTATCTGTTCAATCGACATGAACTCTTTGGAACTAGAATTTGCAGGTGCCAAAAACCCTTTGTATATCGTTAGAGGTTCTGAACTCATAGAACTGAAAGGGGATAAACAACCAATTGGCTTCTCCGATAACGTTACACCATTCACCCTACAAAAGTTCCAACTAGAAAAAGGAGATATGGTTTATGCCTCTACAGATGGATATGCTGATCAATTTGGAGGTCCAAGAGGAAAGAAGTTTAAGTATAAACCTTTTAAAGATTTGTTGTTATCTATTTCAAAAAAGCATCCTGAGCAACAAAAAAACATCTTAAAACAGCGTTTTGATGAATGGAAAGGAGACCTGGAACAATTAGATGATGTTTGTGTTGTTGGAATAAGAATTTAAGCTACTGCGTGACTATTATCAAAAAGACATATCCTGTTAACCAATTAAACGCTCCCACAAGATTTAATAGCTTTTGCGAACAAAACATTAAAGAGATTCCTAGTAGAAAAGGCATTAAAAAAGCGATAAAAAAAGGAGAATTACTTTTAAATGGTAAAATTACAGAGGGAGGAAGATGGCTAAAAAGTGGAGACCTAATTTCTTTAGTTGACACCAACCCTACTCCTCCAAAGATCTATACACTAAAAATTCCTGTTGTATACGAAGATGAACACATCGCTGTTTTATACAAACCAGCAGGAATTAGCGTTAGTGGCAATCAATACAAAACAGTAGTCAACACCTTAGGATTTAACTTAAAAAAGTCCCATCAACCTGATGCACTCAATTGGCCCTTACCTGTACACCGTCTTGACAACCCAACAAGTGGTTTACTGATAATTGCCAAAACGACTACAGCCCAAGTTCAACTAGGAAAAGCTTTTGAACGTAAGGAAATTCAAAAGAAATATCATGCTTTAGTGATTGGCAAGACATCCCCTACTGGAACGATTGATCATAGGATTGAAGATAAACCATCACATACTACTTTCAAAACCTTAACAACCGTACCTTCTTTAAAAAACCAATACCTTTCTTTGGTCGAACTTGAACCCCAAACAGGTCGTACACATCAATTAAGAATACATTGTGCTGCAATCAAATCTCCAATTTTAGGGGATAAAATTTATGGCACAGAAGGCTTAATATTAAAACATAAAGGTTTATTTTTATGTGCTGTTGCTTTAAAGTTTTTACACCCCATCACCCTAGAAAAAATGAATCTATCTATCCCAACTCCTCAAAAGTTTTTAACTCGATTAGAAAACGAAAGTAGGCGTTATCACAACTACAGAAAAAATGAAATTAACGACCCCAAAAAATGAAAAATTTTACCTCATTGCCTTACTAGAAATTCCCCATATTGGACTTACAATTGCCAAGAAGCTAATTAAAAAATTTGGTTCTGCCGAACAAGTTTTATCGCTAAGTTCCTCTCAATACCAAACCTTAGGAAGCATAGGTTACAACATTATTGAAGCAAAGCAAAAAGGAACTATTTTTAATACAGCACAACTACAACTCGATTATTGCTTCTCCAATGCTATAGAAATTTTAAGTTACTACGACCATCATTACCCCAAACGCTTAAAACATTGCCCAGACGCACCTTTAATTCTATATTTTAAAGGACACTGTGACTTTAACAACACAAAAGTAATAGCGATAGTAGGAACTAGAAATGCAACTCCATACGGAAAAGATATTTGTAATAAAATTGTCGAAGAATTAGCCAAAAAAAATGTTCTTATCATTAGTGGGCTGGCTTATGGTATAGACATCACAGCTCATCAAAAAGCAGTTAAATCTCACACCCCAACTATTGGTGTATTGGCTCATGGCTTAGATTCCATTTACCCCAAAGCTCATCATACTACTGCTCAAGAAATGTTAACGAACGGAGGGCTTTTGACTGAACATAAAATCAATACTCGCCCCAGTAGAGAAAATTTCCCAAAAAGAAATAGGATTGTAGCAGGGCTATCAGATGCTATTATTGTCATTGAATCTGCAATTACAGGAGGCTCTATGATTACAGCAAAATTAGGGAATGATTACAATAGAGATGTTTTTGCTATTCCTGGTCGTATCGGTGCTAACTATTCTGAAGGCTGCAATCATCTAATCAAAACAAATCAGGCTCACTTACTACAAACATCTAAAGACATTGCCTACATCTTAGGCTGGAAAACAAACACAAAAAAGCCCAGCACTATACAAAAACAACTCTTTATCTCCTTAACCCCTGAAGAAGATGCCTTAATGAATTTATTACAAAAACACCAGCGTTTATCTATGGATGAACTTGCCGTCAAAACTTCCCTTCCCATTAGTCAAGTTTCTCCTCAGTTATTATTATTAGAGTTTAAAGGGTTAATCCATCAATTACCAGGAAATATCTACGAAGTGATTTAGCAACGCTATACCCTATTTTAGAGGCTCTAACATAATTTTATAACCTTTCTTCACTTCTTCTTGAGTAAGTTTTATTTCGTCTTTTCTTTCAAGATAATACGCTTCATTCTTAAGTTTCTCTAAAAAAAGAGGTAAAGCACTTTTTTTCACATAATACTCCACTTTTGTATATTGTCTTTTATTAAAGAAAAATTTTGCTTTAGACTTTGTCCCTAATACGTTTAATTTTTTGATTGTTATTACTCCTTGAGTATAAATGGAATCAGGAATATAAATGAGATAATCTTTTGAAGCATAATCTTCAAAAGGTAATATATAATCTTTTCGTTCCAGTTTTCTTTGGTAATGCTGAATCCCTACATCATCTTGGGCAAAAGAAAACTGCACAGCAAAAAACAGAAGGAAAAAAGAGAAATTGTATAGTACAATTTCTCTTAGGTGTTTTAAACTATTTCTTTCCTTATTCACCTGTTACAACTGTTGAATAAGTTTTTACAAAAAGACCTCCTTTTACAGTTTGATCAACTGAAGAGACCTTTGTTATTTTACCATTTTTTGCTGCTGTAGCAATAGACGCATCTGCATTTGCTGGTCTAAAGCCTAAAATAGTTTTGTATGATGCAACACCTTTTTTTGTTGTTCTTCCTCCCGGGTTGTCTGTAATTAATAAAGGGCCAGAAACACTACAAGAACCTAAGCTTAACAATAAAGCTCCTGCTATAATATTTTTAATACTTTTCATCTTTTTTTAATTTATTCTCCTGTAACAATTACCTCTACTTTTTGAAAAAGCCAGAAATTAGTCGTTTTTACATCTACACATCCTATTTTTTCAATTTTTCCTTTTTTTGCAGCCTCAATTACCCCAAAATTTTTATTGGTAACAATCATACCTGCTGCTAATTGTTCTCCTCCAGAACCTCCAAAAATAACTGTTGTTTTAGAAACTCCTTTTTTAGTCCCAATAGGATTATTGGTTACAGTATAAGGTCTTGTTATAGAACAAGATGTTAACATTCCTATAGCTGCTGCTAAATATAAATATCTTCTCATGATCTCTTATTAATTAATCTCCTGTTACTGTTAAAGTTACTTTAGGAAAAATAAACACTTTTACTTTCATTTCAGCGATTCCAACTTTTGAAATTTTGCCGTTATCCATTGCTGCTTTGTAGGAAAAATCTGCATCTTTCTGAAACGCTCCTGCTTTTGCGACACCAACTCTAGAACCTACAGGGTTGTTGGTTACAACTGCTGTGTGTGAGACTGTACACGAACCCAAAAATAAGGCTGTTGCCATCCCAATTAGTACTCTTGTTTTTTTCATAAAACTATTATTACATATTTTTCTACGAAAATGTATATAATACAGCTAAACAAAATAATTTTACTAATTTCTCTATTTAACGGTTGTTTTTGGGGCTATTTTGTGCAAAAAAAAAGCTTCAACAAAATTGTTGAAGCTTTTATGAGGTCTCTGCCGGATTCGAACCGGCGTAGATGGTTTTGCAGACCACTGCCTAGCCACTCGGCCAAGAGACCTTTTCAATAAGGACTGCAAATATAAGATAAATATTTTACTCCTCCACAATTACAGAGACAAATTTCACATCACCATCTAAAGGAGGGTTAATTTTTCTAATTTCAACTCGTATCTTTTCAATTTGTTTATGTGCTTTCTTTAAGCGATTTACGATTCGATAGGCTACTGTTTCGATTAAATCTGCCCTTACAGCCATTTCTTCTTCTACAACTACATTAACCTCTACATAGTTAATTGTTTTTTGTAAATCATCATTTGCAGCTGCTGCTTTAAAATCAACCCATAAATCTACATCGACTTCAAAGTCTCCTCCTATTTGAGTTTCTTCAGGTAAACAACCATGGAAACTATAGGTTCTTATTCCATATACTCGAATAATATTCATTTACTCTTTGATAATTTTATGTATTTCGTTTCTACTATTTGAACTGTATTTCAATATATAGAGTCCTTTAGGTAAAGGAGAAATATCTATTTGACTACTATATTCTGTTAATAAAAGTTTACCATTTAAGCTAAACACTTCGAATTTAGCATTTTCTACTGACTCTATTTTCACATTGATTATCCCAGCAGTTGGATTAGGAAAAATAACGAATTTGGGCTTTTTAACTTTCTCTACAATATTGGTCTCAACCCCATTAGATATTTCGACTAAGCCAACGACTTTATAAACATCATTGCTACTTTTTTGTGTACAATAAAAAGTTACTGACACTTCAAACAAGCCTTGACTATGATGAGGAGCAACAACAGTATCAATAAATATTAGCTCATTCCCAGATTGCCAAACAGAAACATTTAATTCGGCATTATTAGAATCCAAATACACTAAGCTATTGACAACAGCTGAATCTATAGGAATTTGATAATCAATACTACAATTTTCCGAAAATATTGAAAGACTATCTACAACAACTCCATTAATATTAAAATGAGTCCATGTATTTTCGCTTGATGCAATAGCATAAGGCAATACAATCGTATCTGTTCCAACAATACCATCAAATACCCAAACATGATGCACTCCTTCACATAAACTATCTTCAAAAGTTAACCCTCCCATTAATCCATTTACTCCATCATAAGATATAAGTGTACTATCTGAATTAAAGGCATTGTGATCTACAATAACAACACCATTACAACTTCCTGAATCAGAATGTGTATAAATCCCTACTCTAAATTGCTCTACAGTAAAATCAACTTCAAGCGTATCATTATTAGTGTTGATAACATACAAACTATAATTTTGACTACACAAGTTTTCAAATATACTATCTTGAGTAAAGTTAATTCCATCAATTGAATACCAATAATTCGTAGCACCTGATAAAATCTTTACCTTCATACTTCCGTTACAATTATCAATACTTGGTTGGGTTTCTAAGAAAGCAATACTATTGGTTATAAATTCTGTATTCACAGTATCACCATAAGTATTTACCACCCTCAACGTATTAATAGCCGGACAGAGACTATCTAAAGAATTTTCTGTACCAAAACTACCTCCATTCCAAGAATAATAAAACGGTCCTGAATTCGAGTTAACTGTTACTTCAACTTTGCTATAGCAAGTGAAGCTATTGGTTACATTAATTATAACATCATTAATTACAAGGCTATCTACTTGAGGAATCACGAGGGTTGAATCAATATAGAAATTTTTTATCGCTGTATCGCCTAATGAATTTAAGACTTTTAATTCATGTACGCCAACACATAACCCATTGATAATTGAGTCGCTTTGATAACTACCTCCATCCCAAGAATATTGATAGGGACCTGTAGTTGATGAAACAACTGCTTCCGCTCTTCCTGTACAATTTAAAGTATCTGGGAAAGTCACCACATCAAGGCTTGATAGAAAAGCTAAATCTTCTATTTCAAACAACCTCGAAATGGTATCCCCATTAGAAAAGATAATGGTTACAGTATGATAACCATAACATAATCCCCATCTTTGAGGCGTATTATTACTTGAACTACCATCCCATAAATATTGATCTACACTTCCATTTGCAAAAACAAAAGCTTCTCCAGAGCAATTGGAAGTATCTGGAGAGAATGCAAACCCCAATACTTCAACGGAATCGATAGAAAAAGTTGTATGGACTGTATCTCCTAATACATTGATCATTGATAAACTGTGTAATCCTGAGCATAAGCCTGCAATTAAACTATCCCCACCATAAGCACTATTATCCCATGAATATTGATAAGGACCATTACTTGAATAATTAGACACCATGGCCATTCCTCCACAGTTAGAAGTATCTACCATTGTGCTGATGATATAACTAAGCGACTCTTGAACGACAAAGTTGGTTGTAACAGTATCACCAACGCCATTGACTACAGAAAGTATATGATTACCATGACATAGATTCCCTACTGTTGAACTCGCATTAAAAGCACCATTATCCCATGAATACAAAAATGGAGGAACACTTTGAACGGTTGCAGTCGCTGTCCCATTGCAACTATTATCATCATCTGTGGTGATAATATCTACAGGAAAAGAAGAAGAACCTAAACTATCAATATAAAAGGAAGTCTCAAAACCAATAGGGCTAAAGAAACGGTAATAACCATGACATATACTATCTATAGAATAAGCTCCTTGAAGCAAAATTGTATCAGCAATTGGGGCTCCGAAACTTTCACTATGGTACAATTCATTAGTAACATTACTATTCCAGTACCCGGAATTTGAAGTGTAGGTCATTGAATCAATTTTAAATGCACCTAAACAAATCAAAGAATTAATGACATAGTCAAACCCCACTCTCTGATAACCTGGATCGGAATTCCCTAACATCGCCTTACTTTTAATAAACCCTAGTGTATCATTCGTTAGCGAATCAATAGCATAAGCTTTAAAAGCCTGGAACATACCACTTATAGGATCAAACGATACATCATAAACAGT
Coding sequences within:
- a CDS encoding TRL-like family protein; this translates as MRRYLYLAAAIGMLTSCSITRPYTVTNNPIGTKKGVSKTTVIFGGSGGEQLAAGMIVTNKNFGVIEAAKKGKIEKIGCVDVKTTNFWLFQKVEVIVTGE
- a CDS encoding 6-carboxytetrahydropterin synthase; translated protein: MKIRITKEFDFETAHALDGYEGKCKDIHGHSYHLKVTLIGEPTNDICLSDCGMVIDFGDIKKIVREHVYEEFDHRLILRKDSRFLGLEKMNPRIRYVDYQPTCENMLIEIVTMIQKELKGEVALHSAFLRETATSYAEWYASDNM
- a CDS encoding TRL-like family protein, with the translated sequence MKSIKNIIAGALLLSLGSCSVSGPLLITDNPGGRTTKKGVASYKTILGFRPANADASIATAAKNGKITKVSSVDQTVKGGLFVKTYSTVVTGE
- the folB gene encoding dihydroneopterin aldolase, which encodes MNIIRVYGIRTYSFHGCLPEETQIGGDFEVDVDLWVDFKAAAANDDLQKTINYVEVNVVVEEEMAVRADLIETVAYRIVNRLKKAHKQIEKIRVEIRKINPPLDGDVKFVSVIVEE
- a CDS encoding T9SS type A sorting domain-containing protein; translation: MKRIILVLLLLAPFSFSIAQQFFSLKHYPYSSFGAHDASLKFEFKNHDNPVKYKVILGDEINYNNGRFDVTSDSIIYSDTVYDVSFDPISGMFQAFKAYAIDSLTNDTLGFIKSKAMLGNSDPGYQRVGFDYVINSLICLGAFKIDSMTYTSNSGYWNSNVTNELYHSESFGAPIADTILLQGAYSIDSICHGYYRFFSPIGFETSFYIDSLGSSSFPVDIITTDDDNSCNGTATATVQSVPPFLYSWDNGAFNASSTVGNLCHGNHILSVVNGVGDTVTTNFVVQESLSYIISTMVDTSNCGGMAMVSNYSSNGPYQYSWDNSAYGGDSLIAGLCSGLHSLSMINVLGDTVHTTFSIDSVEVLGFAFSPDTSNCSGEAFVFANGSVDQYLWDGSSSNNTPQRWGLCYGYHTVTIIFSNGDTISRLFEIEDLAFLSSLDVVTFPDTLNCTGRAEAVVSSTTGPYQYSWDGGSYQSDSIINGLCVGVHELKVLNSLGDTAIKNFYIDSTLVIPQVDSLVINDVIINVTNSFTCYSKVEVTVNSNSGPFYYSWNGGSFGTENSLDSLCPAINTLRVVNTYGDTVNTEFITNSIAFLETQPSIDNCNGSMKVKILSGATNYWYSIDGINFTQDSIFENLCSQNYSLYVINTNNDTLEVDFTVEQFRVGIYTHSDSGSCNGVVIVDHNAFNSDSTLISYDGVNGLMGGLTFEDSLCEGVHHVWVFDGIVGTDTIVLPYAIASSENTWTHFNINGVVVDSLSIFSENCSIDYQIPIDSAVVNSLVYLDSNNAELNVSVWQSGNELIFIDTVVAPHHSQGLFEVSVTFYCTQKSSNDVYKVVGLVEISNGVETNIVEKVKKPKFVIFPNPTAGIINVKIESVENAKFEVFSLNGKLLLTEYSSQIDISPLPKGLYILKYSSNSRNEIHKIIKE
- a CDS encoding SpoIIE family protein phosphatase encodes the protein MQGLFKYISFTFFIAVTIPFWSIEPIVLNDSNLGNSFTKEAWIIEDKDFQLTINDLLYNERLPLKQCQHNIEKIDFTSSVFWLKFDIENESSYEEFLINVARVITDKVTLYEYHNYEIKQTYYGGDLTPYQQRSNNSINNTFSLKIPQNGKKHYILRLQSDGENIRLPIIINNTNDFHIAAKERVFLMGAYYGMLILFSFLYLFYYFGMKERSLLLYSLYVLSIFLLQFTLDGYSYYYIFRNMMFVQPYTVVFFAVLASFTFLIYVKAFLKIDASYKKLNTIYQWAFYVLAFNLVLNFIPGKSHVLSYPVVNLTSLGTLFLIAGSILYLRNKGIAICNYFTAAIFTLVIGAILFILTNFHIIESDFVFKNALKIGSALEILLLSLSMSNKLRELQKEKELAQEKALQNLTEKNKLIDQQNELLETQVKERTTELEIQKEQVLEKNKEIIDSINYAKRLQDAIIPPLEAVSTITKDAFVLFQPKDIVSGDFYWITETTTSYEDRQNSKRLLLTAADCTGHGVPGAFISIIGLNIFNQTLKERTVNDPAQALDFLNKQVYNTVNKHKGNDDIIRDGMDLAICSIDMNSLELEFAGAKNPLYIVRGSELIELKGDKQPIGFSDNVTPFTLQKFQLEKGDMVYASTDGYADQFGGPRGKKFKYKPFKDLLLSISKKHPEQQKNILKQRFDEWKGDLEQLDDVCVVGIRI
- the dprA gene encoding DNA-processing protein DprA, which translates into the protein MKLTTPKNEKFYLIALLEIPHIGLTIAKKLIKKFGSAEQVLSLSSSQYQTLGSIGYNIIEAKQKGTIFNTAQLQLDYCFSNAIEILSYYDHHYPKRLKHCPDAPLILYFKGHCDFNNTKVIAIVGTRNATPYGKDICNKIVEELAKKNVLIISGLAYGIDITAHQKAVKSHTPTIGVLAHGLDSIYPKAHHTTAQEMLTNGGLLTEHKINTRPSRENFPKRNRIVAGLSDAIIVIESAITGGSMITAKLGNDYNRDVFAIPGRIGANYSEGCNHLIKTNQAHLLQTSKDIAYILGWKTNTKKPSTIQKQLFISLTPEEDALMNLLQKHQRLSMDELAVKTSLPISQVSPQLLLLEFKGLIHQLPGNIYEVI
- a CDS encoding RluA family pseudouridine synthase, coding for MTIIKKTYPVNQLNAPTRFNSFCEQNIKEIPSRKGIKKAIKKGELLLNGKITEGGRWLKSGDLISLVDTNPTPPKIYTLKIPVVYEDEHIAVLYKPAGISVSGNQYKTVVNTLGFNLKKSHQPDALNWPLPVHRLDNPTSGLLIIAKTTTAQVQLGKAFERKEIQKKYHALVIGKTSPTGTIDHRIEDKPSHTTFKTLTTVPSLKNQYLSLVELEPQTGRTHQLRIHCAAIKSPILGDKIYGTEGLILKHKGLFLCAVALKFLHPITLEKMNLSIPTPQKFLTRLENESRRYHNYRKNEINDPKK